The following are from one region of the Thermoproteus uzoniensis 768-20 genome:
- a CDS encoding 2-oxoacid:ferredoxin oxidoreductase subunit beta gives MTAATTIKVSLKRTPQDYKWTKPPEWCPGCGHFGILQALLQVFAELDMDPTRTVLVSGIGCSSRLPHYVRTVSAHTIHGRAIPFAIGLKLANPNLEVIVVGGDGDLFAIGGNHILGAGRRNVDFTVILMDNAVYGLTRGQAGPTLPLGMQPKALSKPNPHADLNPLLVALASGFTFIARAYSYDIKYTAKIIKEAILHKGSAIVQIFSPCVTYNNIMTREWYEKRVYKLDNDPTWDPVVHDEKEDYEKRKRAIEKILEPDRFALGVLYKNELVPTFEERYASMYDPNYMKIPPAIQPVEKDGKSVIDFYKLMADRLL, from the coding sequence ATGACCGCCGCCACGACCATCAAGGTATCGCTGAAGAGGACGCCGCAGGACTACAAGTGGACCAAGCCGCCCGAGTGGTGCCCCGGTTGCGGCCACTTCGGCATATTGCAGGCCTTGTTGCAGGTATTCGCCGAGCTCGACATGGACCCGACGCGGACGGTGTTAGTCTCGGGCATAGGCTGTAGTAGCAGGTTGCCGCACTACGTGAGGACCGTGTCGGCCCACACAATCCACGGCAGGGCCATACCCTTCGCCATAGGCCTCAAGCTCGCCAACCCCAACCTGGAGGTGATCGTCGTCGGCGGAGACGGCGACCTCTTCGCGATAGGCGGCAACCACATACTGGGAGCGGGCCGCAGAAACGTCGACTTCACGGTGATACTCATGGACAACGCGGTCTACGGACTGACGCGCGGCCAGGCGGGGCCCACACTGCCGCTGGGCATGCAGCCCAAGGCCTTGTCGAAGCCCAACCCGCACGCCGACCTCAACCCGTTGTTGGTGGCGCTTGCATCCGGCTTCACCTTCATAGCCAGGGCCTACAGCTACGACATAAAGTACACCGCGAAGATAATCAAGGAGGCCATACTGCACAAGGGCTCGGCGATAGTCCAGATATTCAGCCCCTGCGTGACGTACAACAACATAATGACGAGGGAGTGGTACGAGAAGAGGGTCTACAAGCTCGACAACGACCCCACTTGGGATCCGGTCGTCCACGACGAGAAGGAGGACTACGAGAAGAGGAAGCGGGCCATAGAGAAGATCCTCGAGCCGGACAGATTTGCGCTGGGGGTGCTGTACAAGAACGAGCTGGTGCCGACGTTTGAAGAGAGGTACGCGTCCATGTACGATCCCAACTACATGAAGATACCGCCGGCGATACAGCCTGTGGAGAAGGACGGGAAGTCGGTGATAGACTTCTACAAGCTAATGGCGGATAGGCTACTCTAG
- the aroF gene encoding 3-deoxy-7-phosphoheptulonate synthase, which translates to MLYAFKDPERAKALKEYLDREGISSWYIEAWGYYIVTAPPNAKVKPPVKADVEVDLKGEYQLVSRAWKKEPTAVKIGDREIAEGKIFVIAGPCSVESREQILSAAKAVKEMGAHALRGGAFKPRTSPYSFQGLGEEGLKLLAEARSATGLPVVTEVMDGQDIPLVAKYADALQIGARNMQNFTLLKKLGKAGKPVLLKRGFGNTVDEWLAAAEYVALHGNGDVVLVERGIRTFDRTLRFTLDVGAIAYAKQATHLPVIGDPSHPAGDRRFVIPLALAILAAGADGLIVEVHPDPDKALSDAAQQLTFGQFGELMEKARALARALGKTLE; encoded by the coding sequence ATGCTTTACGCGTTCAAGGACCCGGAGAGGGCGAAGGCCCTTAAGGAATATCTAGATCGGGAGGGCATATCATCATGGTATATAGAGGCTTGGGGCTACTACATAGTGACGGCCCCTCCAAACGCCAAGGTCAAGCCGCCTGTCAAGGCAGACGTGGAGGTGGACCTAAAGGGGGAGTACCAGCTGGTGTCCCGGGCGTGGAAGAAGGAGCCCACGGCCGTGAAGATAGGCGACAGGGAGATCGCCGAGGGCAAGATCTTCGTCATAGCGGGGCCGTGCTCGGTGGAGAGCAGAGAGCAGATACTCTCGGCGGCGAAGGCAGTCAAGGAGATGGGCGCCCACGCGTTGAGGGGAGGCGCCTTCAAGCCGAGGACGTCCCCCTACTCCTTCCAGGGGCTGGGCGAGGAGGGGCTGAAGCTGTTGGCCGAGGCCAGGTCGGCCACCGGGTTGCCCGTGGTGACCGAGGTCATGGACGGCCAAGACATACCGCTGGTCGCGAAATACGCCGACGCGCTCCAGATAGGCGCCAGGAACATGCAGAACTTCACGCTTCTGAAGAAGCTCGGGAAGGCGGGGAAGCCGGTTCTGCTGAAGAGGGGCTTCGGCAACACCGTCGACGAGTGGCTGGCAGCCGCCGAGTACGTGGCTCTTCACGGAAACGGCGACGTGGTGTTGGTGGAGAGGGGCATAAGGACCTTCGACAGGACTCTCAGATTCACGCTGGACGTAGGTGCCATAGCCTACGCGAAGCAGGCGACCCATCTGCCCGTGATCGGCGATCCGAGCCACCCTGCGGGCGACCGCCGCTTCGTCATACCGCTCGCTCTGGCAATACTGGCGGCCGGCGCCGACGGGCTGATAGTCGAGGTGCACCCCGATCCGGACAAGGCGCTGAGCGACGCGGCGCAACAGCTGACGTTCGGCCAATTCGGGGAGTTGATGGAAAAAGCGAGGGCTTTGGCGAGGGCTCTGGGGAAAACCCTAGAGTAG